One Lampris incognitus isolate fLamInc1 chromosome 14, fLamInc1.hap2, whole genome shotgun sequence DNA window includes the following coding sequences:
- the LOC130124103 gene encoding 7-alpha-hydroxycholest-4-en-3-one 12-alpha-hydroxylase-like, with translation MVFPLVILLSVLVSLLGGLFLLGAFRQRRPGEPPLDKGPIPWLGHVLEFRRDTVKFLKRMRQKHGDIFTVQLGGFYYTFLMDALSFGSVVKEARAKLDFNTFAKHLVARVFGYKPRENYHKSFRLFNNKHLMGVGLIQLTEAMMSNLQNVMLHRVGSVETKQTWIEDGLFMYSYNTVFRAGYLALFGNETSKTSEDMQKAKEADRKESDNLFYEFRKYDQLFPKLAYGVLPPWEKMNAERLKRFFWNALSVKRIKNKDNISGWVRDLQQEREENGMTVFMQDRFMFMILWVSQSNTGPSAFWTLLYLMKHPEAMRAVKAEVEQVLRESGQEVRCGGPLIFLTREMLQKTPIMDSAVEETLRLTTAPLLTRVVLQDMTLKMADGREYCLRESDRLALFPYIAIHTDPEFHPDPLSFKYDRFLNPDGSKKTDFYKAGKKVNYITMPWGAGVSMCPGRFFATNELKQFVFLMLIYFDFELKDPDEEIPDIDIRRWGFGSVQPARDVQFRYRLRF, from the coding sequence ATGGTATTCCCGCTGGTGATCCTTCTGTCGGTGTTGGTCTCTCTACTAGGGGGGCTGTTCCTCCTGGGGGCATTCCGGCAGCGGCGCCCAGGTGAGCCCCCTTTGGATAAGGGGCCCATTCCCTGGCTGGGCCATGTCTTAGAGTTTCGCAGGGACACTGTAAAGTTCCTGAAGAGGATGAGGCAAAAACATGGTGATATATTCACAGTACAGCTTGGTGGGTTTTACTATACTTTCCTCATGGACGCTCTCTCCTTTGGGTCTGTGGTTAAAGAAGCTCGCGCAAAACTGGACTTTAACACATTTGCAAAGCACCTAGTGGCCAGAGTTTTTGGATATAAACCAAGGGAAAATTATCACAAGTCTTTCCGGCTGTTTAACAACAAACACTTAATGGGGGTTGGACTGATACAATTGACAGAAGCCATGATGAGTAATTTACAGAATGTGATGCTGCACCGTGTAGGCTCAGTGGAAACCAAACAGACCTGGATCGAGGATGGATTGTTTATGTACAGCTACAATACTGTTTTTAGGGCAGGCTATCTTGCTCTGTTCGGCAATGAGACATCCAAGACCTCAGAGGATATGCAGAAAGCAAAAGAAGCAGACAGAAAAGAATCAGATAATCTATTTTATGAGTTTCGTAAATATGACCAACTGTTCCCCAAACTGGCCTATGGAGTCCTGCCACCCTGGGAGAAGATGAATGCAGAAAGGCTGAAGAGATTTTTCTGGAATGCATTGTCAGTAAAGAGGATCAAGAACAAAGATAACATCAGTGGCTGGGTGCGAGACCTTCAGCAGGAAAGAGAAGAGAACGGGATGACAGTTTTTATGCAAGATAGGTTCATGTTCATGATTCTGTGGGTATCCCAGAGCAACACAGGACCTTCTGCTTTCTGGACGCTCCTGTACCTTATGAAGCATCCTGAAGCCATGAGGGCTGTCAAGGCGGAAGTGGAACAGGTTCTGAGGGAAAGTGGGCAAGAAGTGAGATGTGGCGGTCCTCTCATCTTCTTGACTCGAGAGATGCTGCAGAAAACGCCAATCATGGACAGTGCTGTGGAAGAGACCCTTCGACTGACTACTGCACCTCTTCTCACCAGAGTTGTACTTCAGGACATGACACTTAAGATGGCTGATGGCCGTGAGTACTGTCTTCGGGAGAGTGACAGACTGGCACTCTTCCCTTACATTGCCATACACACTGACCCTGAATTTCACCCTGACCCCCTTTCGTTTAAATATGACCGCTTTCTTAACCCAGATGGAAGCAAGAAAACAGATTTTTACAAAGCAGGAAAGAAGGTGAATTATATCACAATGCCCTGGGGTGCTGGTGTCAGCATGTGCCCTGGACGTTTCTTTGCCACCAATGAGCTAAAGCAGTTTGTTTTCCTCATGCTAATATACTTTGATTTTGAGCTAAAGGACCCCGATGAGGAGATACCCGATATCGACATCAGACGATGGGGTTTTGGTTCTGTGCAACCCGCCAGAGATGTTCAGTTTAGATACAGGCTCAGATTTTAA